The proteins below come from a single Desulfovibrio sp. genomic window:
- a CDS encoding periplasmic heavy metal sensor, which translates to MKSSKIILPILLAATMVGTTAYSTTAAAMDGKMGGCGMMGGSEMGPMMPHMGMGAIPPGMVKHVKGQLKPEQVAQFDAALKDYSKKIEPTQQALFVKHEELKALQHATNPDVKAVSKTATELVQIVSKLKSEREAFEDKITKDFGIKDLHGGMMEGGMMGGMMGGMKHDAMGQTPPAAAADQAPAGHEGHKQ; encoded by the coding sequence ATGAAATCTTCAAAAATTATTCTTCCCATCCTTCTGGCTGCAACAATGGTTGGCACCACTGCCTATTCCACCACTGCGGCGGCCATGGACGGTAAAATGGGAGGTTGTGGCATGATGGGTGGTTCTGAAATGGGCCCCATGATGCCGCATATGGGTATGGGGGCAATCCCCCCCGGTATGGTCAAGCATGTCAAAGGTCAGCTGAAGCCCGAACAGGTGGCTCAATTTGACGCGGCTCTCAAGGATTACAGCAAAAAAATTGAGCCCACGCAGCAGGCACTGTTTGTCAAGCATGAAGAACTGAAGGCCCTGCAACATGCGACAAACCCGGATGTGAAGGCTGTAAGCAAGACAGCCACCGAGCTTGTGCAGATTGTCAGCAAACTCAAGTCAGAGCGTGAAGCCTTTGAAGACAAGATTACAAAAGATTTTGGCATCAAAGATTTGCACGGTGGCATGATGGAAGGAGGTATGATGGGCGGTATGATGGGCGGCATGAAGCATGATGCCATGGGGCAGACTCCCCCGGCAGCCGCAGCAGATCAAGCGCCCGCAGGGCATGAAGGGCATAAGCAATAA
- a CDS encoding DUF3365 domain-containing protein yields MRIKYKVWCLTTVIIGIIVCADIYFGYHEIESSIRTELGRDAEDIRAIIMSIRRIYQKQFIDSGLPVTDATIGFLPAHALSRISTEFHNWSTSGLRFSNVSDRPRNPANMANSFELEALAWFKANPEAKSRMVEVTENGLAYYHYTSPIRVEEYCLRCHGSRENAPQSIAANYADAYDYKNGDIRGMVSIYMPTQEMRQEYYSEWVFQLAMRLVGYLVLLLALGGLLNKYVVARLARLEESTKKLAAGDYSARAESMGKDEIGDLADSINKMSKEIQKREQTLRESEERFRLTTNSIKDALILLNCSGRIIFWNKAAETIFGYTADEVMGRVLHEFLVPPRFRDKMADGLKDFCSSGQGVFLGSGVELTALRKNGQEFAIELALSTMNMQGKWVAIGLVKDITERKQVEAELAAHRDRLEALVESRTQDLIIAKNAAEAGSVAKSAFLANMSHEIRTPLNAITGMIHILRKSGLNPSQVEKLTKIEIASSHLLEIINNVLELSKIEAGKFVLQHVPVHVSTLLENISSILGQKAQEKGIELIMDAAPETCPVYGDDSRLQQALLNLATNALKFTDHGYVKVAVRPESQTDSTVTYRFEVEDTGIGISPEMQPRLFSAFEQADNSMSRKYGGTGLGLAITKKLAELMGGKAGMTSAEGKGSTFWFTAVLRKDAPPVNEPTRVSAEEAERTIRQKLGSKRILLVEDEPINREIAQALLEDVGFIVDLAEDGGKAIERVQAATYDLILMDMQMPHINGLEATRQIRLLPEGATIPIIAMTANAFAEDRELCIEAGMNDFIAKPVSVSLLYQKLCAWLQKQK; encoded by the coding sequence ATGCGCATCAAGTACAAGGTTTGGTGCCTTACCACTGTAATTATCGGCATAATCGTTTGTGCAGATATCTATTTTGGCTACCACGAAATTGAATCTTCCATCCGCACAGAGCTGGGACGTGACGCAGAAGATATCCGCGCCATTATCATGTCCATCCGCCGTATCTATCAAAAGCAATTCATTGATAGCGGGCTGCCAGTAACCGATGCCACAATCGGCTTTTTGCCTGCGCATGCACTCTCCAGAATTTCAACCGAGTTCCATAACTGGAGCACCAGCGGGCTCAGGTTCAGCAATGTGTCTGACAGGCCGCGCAACCCCGCCAACATGGCAAATTCTTTTGAGCTTGAGGCCCTGGCATGGTTCAAGGCCAACCCTGAAGCCAAAAGCCGAATGGTCGAAGTGACTGAAAACGGCCTTGCCTACTATCACTACACCAGCCCCATCAGGGTTGAGGAATACTGCCTGCGATGTCATGGCAGCCGCGAAAACGCCCCCCAATCCATTGCTGCCAACTATGCAGATGCCTACGACTACAAAAATGGCGATATCCGGGGCATGGTCAGCATTTACATGCCCACGCAGGAGATGCGTCAGGAATACTATTCCGAGTGGGTCTTTCAGCTTGCCATGCGCCTTGTTGGGTATCTGGTGCTCTTGCTTGCGCTTGGCGGCCTGCTCAACAAATACGTTGTTGCACGTCTGGCGAGGCTGGAAGAAAGCACCAAAAAACTTGCTGCGGGCGATTACAGCGCGCGGGCCGAATCAATGGGCAAAGATGAAATTGGCGATCTGGCCGACTCCATCAACAAGATGAGCAAAGAAATCCAGAAGCGCGAGCAAACCCTGCGAGAAAGTGAGGAACGCTTCCGCCTGACCACAAACAGCATCAAGGACGCGCTGATTCTGCTGAATTGCTCCGGGCGCATTATCTTTTGGAACAAGGCGGCAGAGACTATTTTTGGCTATACGGCAGACGAGGTTATGGGGCGGGTTTTACACGAGTTTCTGGTTCCGCCCCGCTTCCGCGATAAAATGGCAGATGGCCTGAAAGACTTTTGCTCCAGCGGACAGGGGGTTTTTCTCGGTTCTGGCGTGGAGCTGACTGCCCTGCGCAAGAATGGGCAGGAATTTGCCATTGAGCTTGCGCTGTCAACCATGAACATGCAGGGCAAATGGGTGGCTATCGGATTGGTTAAGGATATTACGGAGCGCAAGCAGGTTGAGGCCGAGCTTGCGGCCCACCGTGACCGGCTTGAGGCGCTGGTGGAATCGCGCACCCAGGATCTGATTATTGCCAAAAACGCGGCAGAGGCTGGCAGCGTTGCCAAGAGTGCCTTCCTCGCCAACATGAGCCACGAGATCCGCACCCCTCTGAACGCCATCACGGGCATGATCCATATTTTGCGCAAATCGGGCCTTAATCCCAGCCAGGTGGAAAAGCTCACCAAGATCGAGATCGCCAGCAGCCATTTGCTGGAAATCATCAACAATGTTTTGGAATTATCAAAAATCGAAGCCGGAAAGTTCGTGCTGCAGCATGTGCCCGTGCATGTTTCGACCCTGCTTGAAAACATCTCGTCCATTCTGGGCCAGAAAGCGCAGGAAAAAGGCATTGAGCTGATTATGGATGCCGCGCCGGAAACCTGCCCCGTCTATGGCGACGACAGCCGGTTGCAGCAGGCCTTGCTCAACCTTGCCACCAATGCGCTCAAGTTTACGGATCACGGCTATGTTAAGGTGGCAGTGCGCCCGGAATCACAGACTGACAGCACAGTGACGTACCGCTTTGAGGTGGAAGACACAGGCATCGGCATCAGCCCGGAGATGCAGCCGCGCCTTTTCAGCGCCTTTGAACAGGCGGACAACTCCATGAGCCGCAAATACGGCGGCACTGGCCTTGGCCTTGCCATCACCAAAAAGCTTGCGGAACTCATGGGCGGCAAGGCGGGAATGACCAGTGCGGAGGGCAAGGGCAGCACGTTCTGGTTCACTGCAGTGCTGCGCAAAGACGCGCCCCCGGTCAACGAACCGACCAGAGTCAGCGCTGAGGAGGCGGAACGCACCATCCGGCAAAAGCTTGGCAGCAAGCGCATTTTGCTGGTGGAAGACGAGCCCATCAACCGTGAGATTGCCCAGGCCCTGCTGGAAGACGTGGGCTTTATCGTTGACCTTGCGGAAGACGGCGGCAAGGCCATTGAGCGGGTGCAGGCAGCAACGTATGACCTGATTCTTATGGATATGCAGATGCCGCACATCAACGGACTGGAGGCCACCCGTCAGATTCGGCTGCTCCCCGAAGGGGCCACAATCCCCATTATCGCCATGACTGCCAACGCCTTTGCCGAAGACCGCGAACTGTGCATCGAGGCTGGCATGAACGACTTTATCGCCAAGCCCGTTTCAGTGTCGCTGCTCTACCAGAAGCTCTGCGCGTGGTTGCAGAAGCAGAAGTGA
- a CDS encoding MoxR family ATPase, translating to MTPSQVISALQTLTSIHQPVFLWGAPGVGKSQIVSQVAAMRGMALRDIRAVLLDPVDLRGLPRLTDAGTAVWCPPAFLPGPGDPPQGILFLDELNAAPPLVQAACYQLILDRAIGEYRLPDGWSIVAAGNREKDKAVSYRMPSALANRMVHLEFDASLDDWLAWAQGAGIRREVCAFLRFRPRLLHDFAPQRMEKAFASPRSWEFVSRMLEAAPGRELEYELFQGTVGPAAAAEFMGFLSVWRELPTVDSILAQPEAATVPQEPAALYATCEALSLRAAEDTMDALTAYAERLPAEFSVLLMRDAVCQNTEVVNTPAFNRWAEKNAEVLL from the coding sequence ATGACGCCTTCACAGGTTATTTCCGCTTTGCAGACCCTCACCAGCATTCATCAGCCCGTATTTTTATGGGGCGCCCCTGGCGTGGGCAAAAGCCAGATAGTGTCCCAGGTGGCAGCCATGCGGGGCATGGCCCTGCGCGACATCCGCGCCGTGCTGCTTGACCCTGTTGACCTGCGCGGCTTGCCGCGCCTTACAGATGCTGGAACCGCCGTCTGGTGCCCGCCAGCCTTTCTGCCCGGGCCGGGCGATCCGCCGCAGGGCATCCTCTTTCTTGATGAACTCAACGCCGCCCCGCCGCTGGTGCAGGCGGCCTGTTATCAGCTCATACTCGACAGAGCCATTGGTGAATACCGCCTGCCGGATGGCTGGTCTATCGTAGCCGCCGGCAACAGGGAGAAGGACAAGGCCGTCTCGTACCGCATGCCTTCTGCCCTGGCCAACCGCATGGTGCATCTGGAGTTTGACGCCAGCCTTGACGACTGGCTCGCCTGGGCGCAGGGAGCGGGCATTCGCCGCGAGGTCTGCGCCTTTTTGCGTTTTCGCCCCCGCTTGCTGCACGATTTTGCCCCGCAGCGCATGGAAAAAGCCTTTGCCTCGCCCCGTTCATGGGAATTTGTTTCACGCATGCTGGAGGCAGCACCCGGCCGCGAGTTGGAATACGAGCTGTTTCAGGGCACAGTTGGCCCCGCAGCTGCTGCGGAGTTCATGGGTTTTCTCTCTGTATGGCGCGAGCTGCCCACAGTGGATTCCATCCTGGCACAGCCAGAGGCCGCAACCGTGCCTCAGGAGCCTGCCGCCCTGTACGCCACATGCGAGGCCCTGAGCCTGCGCGCCGCAGAAGACACCATGGATGCCCTCACCGCCTATGCCGAGCGCCTGCCCGCAGAATTCAGTGTGCTGCTTATGCGCGATGCCGTCTGCCAGAATACGGAGGTGGTGAACACCCCGGCCTTCAACCGCTGGGCGGAAAAAAACGCGGAAGTTCTGCTTTAA
- a CDS encoding AraC family transcriptional regulator, which yields MPQQDKEQCDMLNVQRQALARNIARQTEQNHRLETAVPGLVLVRYEAPTQPASCMYEPTICLVAQGAKRVMLGDEEYLYDANHYLISSVGLPVVANVVEASPEVPLLGMVLKLDMRMLAQMMVDSNLPVTRAVKSGRGMRVSEVCMPLLNAFQRLLDLHDHPQDIAVLSPLIHKEILYRLLLGEQGHYLRQIVAAGSHGFQIAQAIDWLKKNYVQPLKIDSLARQIGMSTSTFHLHFRAMTSMSPLQYQKWMRLHEARRLMFMEHLDATSAAFQVGYESPSQFSREYRRQFGTPPLRDIKGLINTQSDCSSASHKTM from the coding sequence ATGCCTCAGCAAGACAAAGAACAATGCGACATGCTGAATGTTCAACGGCAGGCGCTGGCCCGCAATATTGCCCGCCAGACCGAGCAAAACCACCGTCTGGAAACGGCAGTGCCAGGACTTGTGCTTGTGCGGTACGAAGCCCCGACCCAGCCCGCAAGCTGCATGTACGAGCCAACTATCTGCCTTGTTGCTCAGGGTGCCAAGCGCGTTATGCTGGGGGATGAAGAATATCTGTACGATGCCAACCACTACCTGATTTCGTCTGTCGGCTTGCCGGTTGTGGCGAATGTGGTGGAGGCCAGCCCGGAAGTTCCGCTGCTGGGCATGGTGCTCAAGCTTGATATGCGCATGCTGGCCCAGATGATGGTGGACAGCAATCTGCCGGTCACACGCGCGGTAAAATCCGGGCGAGGCATGCGGGTCAGCGAGGTATGCATGCCCTTGCTCAACGCCTTTCAGCGGCTGCTTGACCTGCACGACCACCCGCAGGATATCGCCGTGCTCTCGCCCCTGATCCACAAAGAGATACTCTACCGCTTGCTGCTGGGCGAACAGGGGCATTATCTGCGCCAGATTGTGGCCGCTGGCAGCCACGGCTTCCAGATTGCGCAGGCCATTGACTGGCTTAAGAAAAACTACGTCCAGCCCTTGAAGATAGACAGCCTTGCCAGACAGATAGGCATGAGCACCTCGACCTTCCACCTCCATTTTCGAGCCATGACCAGCATGAGCCCGCTGCAATACCAAAAGTGGATGCGCCTGCACGAGGCAAGACGCCTCATGTTCATGGAGCATCTGGACGCCACCAGCGCAGCCTTTCAAGTGGGGTACGAAAGCCCCTCGCAATTCAGCCGCGAATACCGTCGCCAGTTCGGCACGCCGCCCCTGCGCGACATCAAGGGGCTGATCAACACTCAAAGCGATTGTTCTTCCGCCAGCCACAAGACAATGTGA
- a CDS encoding multicopper oxidase family protein: MQQSRRKFLSLSSTAVMLAIGADLGFGGLLQAATSNFSSAQLPVPGKSGLFGLLAPEEKVTLTAAEVKGALPATGAPMLAYSAQYKGESYLNPILVLRKGQPFETTLVNGLDEPTIIHWHGVDCPWKQAGHPLYAIGPKSSYEYSFPITNRAGTYWYHPHPHGLTAKQAYMGLASFFIVRDDEEETFAKEFDFRLSETDIPLVIQDKRITHDGRLDYSPSKDDLMMGYLGDTILVNGQSNPTLKTSTRLYRFRLLNGSTARIYNLSFVSSGRQLPFLLIGNDGGFLPAPQQIDGLFLSPGERADILLDMSTLTTGQEIFLQNMPFDPMHNEGEMMGMSGMMNMEHSTGAASMSHANGSGNPHAMGAGGHAESHGGLGEGSTYPVLRLLVDEKVTYDRKSPTILSGIPAPRIEGFDRPISLAMRHMGGWTINDHTFDMNRSPIVVKKRGPEIWRISNAKASMPHPMHLHGYFYRVLERIGSPTQVKNRAVDAQGRLATDMGYKDTVLVWPGETVTVSIDFSNPQYPGEQLFLFHCHNLEHEDQGMMLNVRVV; the protein is encoded by the coding sequence ATGCAGCAAAGTCGCAGAAAATTCCTGTCTCTTTCATCTACAGCGGTCATGCTCGCAATCGGAGCTGACCTTGGCTTTGGTGGCTTACTCCAAGCCGCGACCTCAAATTTCAGTTCTGCTCAGCTACCAGTTCCGGGCAAGTCGGGCCTCTTTGGGCTGCTCGCCCCTGAAGAAAAAGTTACTCTCACGGCAGCGGAGGTAAAAGGAGCACTTCCCGCAACTGGCGCGCCCATGCTTGCCTATTCTGCCCAGTATAAAGGAGAGTCATACCTGAACCCTATCCTTGTATTGCGCAAAGGGCAGCCTTTTGAAACGACGCTAGTAAACGGCCTTGATGAGCCAACCATCATTCATTGGCACGGCGTGGACTGCCCCTGGAAACAGGCAGGGCATCCATTGTACGCCATTGGGCCGAAGAGCAGTTATGAGTATTCTTTTCCAATCACAAATCGGGCCGGTACCTACTGGTATCATCCACATCCCCACGGTCTGACGGCAAAACAGGCATACATGGGCTTGGCTTCTTTCTTCATAGTACGCGATGATGAAGAAGAAACCTTTGCCAAGGAATTTGATTTCCGCCTGAGCGAGACAGATATTCCCCTTGTAATTCAAGACAAGCGCATCACCCACGATGGACGCCTGGATTATTCTCCATCCAAGGACGATTTGATGATGGGTTATCTGGGAGATACCATACTGGTCAACGGCCAGAGCAACCCCACACTCAAAACTTCCACACGTTTGTACCGCTTCCGTCTGCTCAATGGATCCACCGCCCGCATCTACAATCTTTCGTTTGTTTCAAGCGGCAGGCAGCTTCCCTTCCTGCTGATAGGCAACGATGGCGGTTTCCTTCCTGCACCACAACAAATTGACGGACTCTTCCTCTCCCCTGGTGAACGCGCGGACATACTGCTGGATATGAGCACCCTGACCACAGGCCAGGAAATCTTTCTTCAAAATATGCCCTTTGATCCCATGCATAATGAAGGAGAAATGATGGGAATGAGCGGCATGATGAACATGGAGCATTCAACAGGCGCAGCTTCCATGAGCCACGCGAACGGCAGCGGGAACCCGCATGCTATGGGCGCTGGTGGACATGCCGAAAGTCACGGTGGTCTGGGCGAGGGCAGCACTTACCCCGTTTTGAGGCTGCTGGTGGATGAAAAGGTTACTTATGACAGAAAATCACCAACGATTCTTTCTGGCATCCCCGCCCCCCGCATTGAAGGATTTGATCGCCCCATAAGTTTGGCCATGAGGCATATGGGCGGCTGGACTATTAATGATCACACTTTTGACATGAACCGTTCGCCCATAGTTGTAAAAAAACGTGGCCCTGAAATTTGGCGTATCAGTAATGCCAAAGCCAGTATGCCCCATCCCATGCACCTGCATGGATACTTTTATCGTGTGCTGGAGAGGATCGGCAGTCCCACGCAAGTAAAAAATCGTGCTGTGGATGCTCAGGGCCGTCTTGCTACAGATATGGGCTATAAGGATACCGTGCTGGTCTGGCCTGGTGAGACCGTTACTGTGAGCATTGATTTTTCCAACCCACAATATCCTGGGGAGCAACTGTTCCTCTTCCATTGCCATAATCTTGAACACGAAGACCAGGGCATGATGCTCAATGTCAGGGTGGTCTAG
- a CDS encoding VWA-like domain-containing protein, with product MHTFENQQPSADSAPCAPHPLPQLPNQQKPAPANDANDATLAAQHCITHARAALVMEHPFFGSLALRLRLKADPTCADMWTDGKTLGYNPAFSTALSQKSLVGAMAHEVLHLAFGHHLRRKGREAKLWNRACDLAINHILVESGFTLPKGFAHNPAYAGMNADEIFDALASLQDAPTNKGAQNAQVAQGTEQTEGAGATAFDGGKHTEQQEQPTPQGAQNSKQQKDEDADPQSAAGNKAAAKREKGRPEQSEGKTSFTGEVQDHPDAQGMQNDQALKAAEQEADIAMMQAMQRARNMGSMPAGLARQLDRAWRPKLDWRTLLQRFLEQCAQNDYSWTTPNRRYLYQDIYLPARREARLPHVALAVDCSGSVDEQALAMFCAELATVLEAYDTTLTVLFHDTKVQKTLTLTRMDMPASLAPVGGGGTDYRPVCAHIEGERLALTCLIWFTDLECDRYPAEPDYPVLWICSAPHEQQPPFGQVICLTEPAAALGTV from the coding sequence ATGCACACATTCGAGAACCAGCAACCCAGCGCAGACAGTGCGCCTTGCGCTCCACACCCGCTGCCACAGCTGCCAAACCAGCAAAAGCCAGCTCCTGCAAATGACGCCAACGATGCAACCCTGGCGGCCCAGCACTGCATCACGCACGCCCGCGCAGCGTTGGTCATGGAGCATCCCTTCTTCGGCTCTCTGGCCCTGCGCCTGCGCTTAAAGGCAGACCCAACCTGCGCAGATATGTGGACAGACGGCAAAACCCTTGGCTACAACCCGGCATTCTCCACGGCCCTTTCGCAAAAATCGCTGGTGGGGGCAATGGCGCACGAGGTTCTGCATCTGGCCTTCGGGCATCATCTGCGCCGCAAAGGCCGCGAGGCAAAGCTGTGGAACCGCGCCTGCGATCTGGCAATCAATCACATCTTGGTGGAGTCAGGCTTTACCTTGCCTAAGGGTTTTGCGCACAATCCGGCCTATGCGGGCATGAATGCGGATGAAATCTTTGACGCATTGGCAAGCCTGCAAGACGCCCCCACCAACAAGGGCGCGCAGAACGCGCAGGTCGCTCAGGGCACGGAACAGACTGAGGGTGCTGGCGCAACCGCCTTTGATGGCGGCAAGCACACAGAGCAACAGGAGCAGCCCACTCCGCAAGGCGCGCAAAACAGCAAGCAGCAAAAGGACGAAGACGCCGACCCGCAGTCCGCCGCTGGCAACAAGGCCGCAGCCAAACGCGAAAAAGGCCGCCCGGAACAATCAGAGGGCAAGACCAGCTTCACCGGTGAGGTGCAGGATCACCCAGATGCTCAGGGCATGCAGAACGATCAGGCCCTCAAGGCCGCCGAGCAGGAGGCGGATATCGCCATGATGCAAGCCATGCAGCGCGCCCGCAATATGGGCAGCATGCCCGCAGGTCTGGCCCGGCAGCTTGACCGGGCGTGGAGGCCCAAGCTGGACTGGCGCACACTTTTGCAGCGTTTTTTGGAGCAGTGCGCGCAAAACGACTATTCTTGGACAACGCCCAACCGCCGCTATCTGTACCAGGACATCTACCTGCCTGCCCGGCGGGAGGCCCGCCTGCCCCACGTGGCGCTGGCTGTGGACTGCTCCGGCTCGGTGGACGAACAGGCGCTGGCCATGTTTTGCGCAGAGCTTGCAACCGTGCTTGAAGCCTACGACACCACGCTCACAGTGCTGTTTCACGACACAAAGGTGCAGAAAACCCTCACGCTTACGCGTATGGACATGCCCGCCAGCCTGGCGCCCGTGGGCGGCGGCGGTACGGATTACCGCCCTGTGTGCGCGCATATTGAAGGCGAGCGGCTGGCCCTCACCTGCCTGATCTGGTTTACCGATCTGGAGTGCGACCGCTACCCCGCCGAGCCGGACTATCCCGTGCTGTGGATTTGCAGTGCCCCGCACGAGCAGCAGCCGCCATTTGGCCAGGTGATATGCCTGACGGAACCCGCTGCTGCGCTGGGCACGGTCTGA
- a CDS encoding flavodoxin family protein has product MKNILIFCGSPRKGGNSDLLCEQFMAGAQEAGHKVEKIFVQEHKIAPCLGCGYCQSHKGVCVQKDGMETMLEKMIKADVLVLASPVYFYSVSAQIKALMDRTVARYTEIQNKIMYYIIAAADTDLSHMERTIECFRGFAYCLEGSVEKGVVYGVGAWNKGDIKGSPSMVQAFEMGKNV; this is encoded by the coding sequence ATGAAAAACATCCTGATTTTTTGCGGCAGCCCGCGCAAGGGCGGTAATTCTGATCTCTTGTGCGAGCAGTTTATGGCTGGAGCGCAGGAGGCAGGCCATAAGGTGGAAAAGATTTTTGTGCAGGAACATAAAATCGCTCCATGTCTTGGCTGTGGGTATTGCCAGAGCCACAAGGGCGTTTGCGTGCAAAAGGACGGCATGGAAACCATGCTGGAAAAAATGATCAAGGCCGATGTTCTTGTGCTGGCCTCGCCCGTGTATTTCTATTCTGTGAGTGCGCAGATAAAAGCCCTCATGGACAGGACGGTTGCTCGCTACACTGAAATCCAGAACAAGATCATGTATTACATTATTGCCGCTGCGGACACTGATTTGTCGCACATGGAGCGAACCATAGAATGCTTCAGGGGTTTTGCCTACTGCCTTGAAGGATCGGTGGAAAAGGGCGTTGTGTACGGCGTTGGCGCGTGGAACAAGGGTGATATAAAGGGATCCCCCAGCATGGTGCAGGCTTTTGAAATGGGCAAAAACGTGTAG
- a CDS encoding response regulator → MLEDVGFIVDLAEDGGKALERVQATTYDLILMDMQMQHINGLEATRQIRLLPQGATIPIIAMTANVFAEDRELCIEAGMNDFIAKPVSVSLLYQKLCAWLQKG, encoded by the coding sequence CTGCTGGAAGATGTGGGCTTTATCGTTGATCTGGCAGAGGACGGGGGCAAGGCCCTTGAGCGGGTGCAGGCCACTACCTATGATCTGATTCTTATGGATATGCAGATGCAGCACATCAACGGCCTGGAAGCCACACGGCAGATACGGCTGCTTCCCCAAGGGGCCACAATCCCCATTATCGCCATGACTGCCAACGTCTTTGCCGAAGACCGCGAACTGTGCATCGAGGCTGGCATGAACGACTTTATCGCCAAGCCCGTTTCAGTGTCGCTGCTCTACCAGAAGCTCTGCGCTTGGTTGCAGAAGGGGTGA
- the larB gene encoding nickel pincer cofactor biosynthesis protein LarB, whose protein sequence is MSGGSLEKLLTDIRDGSLSVADGMNLLRESSVLDLGHTKFDLQRPARNGFPEVIYGEGKTPEQVGEIFLRVGDRSNVLATRVSTEMAAHVQSVCPNAEYNALGRALTLVVKPIVWKQGEVAIVTAGTSDLPVAEEARETCRMLGVRAKILADVGVAGIHRLINNLPEVLAARAVIVIAGMEGALASVVGGLVPQPVVAVPTSVGYGASFAGLSALLGMLTSCASGVTVTNIDNGFGAACAACRIINACENNSKT, encoded by the coding sequence ATGTCAGGTGGTTCACTGGAAAAACTGCTCACAGATATCAGAGACGGAAGCCTCTCTGTTGCCGATGGCATGAATCTGCTGCGCGAGAGTTCGGTGCTTGATCTTGGGCACACCAAGTTTGATTTGCAGCGCCCGGCGCGCAATGGCTTTCCGGAGGTCATTTACGGCGAGGGCAAAACTCCTGAGCAGGTGGGCGAAATATTCCTCCGCGTGGGCGACCGCAGCAATGTGCTGGCCACAAGGGTTTCGACAGAAATGGCGGCCCATGTGCAGTCTGTGTGCCCCAATGCCGAATACAATGCTCTTGGGCGCGCCCTTACGCTGGTCGTCAAGCCCATTGTCTGGAAGCAGGGCGAAGTTGCCATTGTTACCGCGGGCACCTCTGACCTGCCCGTGGCGGAAGAAGCCCGGGAGACCTGCCGCATGCTTGGCGTGCGTGCAAAAATCCTTGCAGATGTGGGCGTGGCGGGCATCCACCGCCTGATCAACAACTTGCCGGAGGTGCTTGCCGCCCGCGCCGTTATTGTGATTGCGGGCATGGAGGGCGCACTGGCGAGCGTGGTCGGCGGTCTGGTGCCGCAGCCTGTGGTGGCGGTTCCCACATCTGTGGGCTATGGAGCGTCGTTTGCGGGGTTGTCCGCCTTGCTTGGCATGCTCACCTCCTGCGCCAGCGGTGTCACTGTAACCAATATCGACAACGGCTTCGGCGCTGCCTGCGCCGCTTGCCGCATTATCAATGCCTGCGAGAACAACAGCAAAACCTAA